A DNA window from Rhineura floridana isolate rRhiFlo1 chromosome 11, rRhiFlo1.hap2, whole genome shotgun sequence contains the following coding sequences:
- the LOC133367978 gene encoding olfactory receptor 1361-like, translating to MQRNQSIITEFILLGFGELQQQQIFLFLVFFVIYILTMAANILTTLLIVTARYLHTPMYFFLGNLSCLEILYSSTLLPKMLANLLTGDKSISLKGCMTQLYFFAFLGSTECYLLSVMSYDRFLAICRPLHYRTRMKNGLCIQLAVGSWINGIVFTSIYLSLILQLSYCGPNEIDHFFCESLPLISLSCSDTRLVRYASIILGFGFTLPPFALNLLFYMYIIAAIKRIPSNTGRQKAFSTCSSHLIVVSVFYGGLLIACFIPKTEETKTPNKILSLLYTVLPPLFNPFVYSLRNKDVKEGLKKLLGRFFLKKE from the coding sequence ATGCAGAGAAACCAAAGTATAATCACAGAGTTCATTCTTCTGGGATTTGGGGagctacagcagcagcagatcttCCTGTTCCTGgtgtttttcgtgatctacatcTTGACCATGGCTGCCAACATCCTCACCACTCTTCTGATTGTGACTGCTCGTTACCTGCATACACCAATGTACTTCTTCCTGGGAAATTTGTCTTGTTTGGAGATCTTATATAGCTCAACACTCTTGCCCAAGATGCTGGCCAATCTCCTGACAGGGGACAAATCCATCTCTCTGAAAGGTTGCATGACACAATTGTATTTTTTTGCATTCCTAGGCAGCACTGAATGCTATCTCCTCTCTGTCATGTCTTATGACCGCTTCTTAGCCATATGCAGACCCTTGCATTATAGAACTCGTATGAAAAATGGGCTCTGCATCCAGTTAGCTGTTGGCTCTTGGATTAATGGCATTGTGTTTACCTCTATATATTTGTCTTTGATCTTACAACTTTCATACTGTGGTCCTAATGAAATTGATCATTTCTTCTGTGAGTCACTCCCATTAATAAGTCTCTCCTGCAGTGATACCAGGCTTGTGAGATATGCCAGTATAATCCTAGGTTTTGGATTTACTTTACCCCCATTCGCTTTGAACCTCTTGTTTTACATGTATATCATTGCTGCCATCAAGAGAATCCCTTCCAACACTGGGAGGCAAAAGGCCTTTTCCACTTGCTCTTCTCATCTGATTGTCGTCTCTGTATTCTACGGGGGATTACTCATTGCATGCTTTATACCAAAAACTGAAGAAACAAAAACCCCTAACAAAATCTTATCTCTGTTGTACACAGTCCTGCCCCCTTTATTCAACCCCTTTGTATACAGCCTGAGAAACAAGGATGTCAAAGAAGGCCTGAAAAAGCTCctgggaagattttttttaaaaaaagaataa